In Candidatus Poribacteria bacterium, a genomic segment contains:
- a CDS encoding metallophosphoesterase — protein sequence MILFKFAFITDTHLYLNAPRNFAGGLQQQKNSLALYEKLVEQLNAFDPAFVIHGGDLVCGGNSFEMSAADYEAALDSAQELGQRINAPCYYIPGNHDLHPETGSKDAYLARFGINGMGSVSFVHENIRFILLDSQEVPEDMTHGYISTNQLAWAERELKRARDYEEEVFIFSHQLPFPSVEFQGIGSRVANSAEVLEIISPFDKQILAFFCGHLHLNRVFREQGMLCIVSAGIICYPMMWKQVIVYPDRVEVNSVTVDLPEALAESEAVQPDNNPYLLGRDRDLNFSIPRNL from the coding sequence ATGATTCTTTTTAAATTTGCCTTTATTACGGATACACATCTTTATTTAAACGCCCCGAGGAACTTCGCGGGCGGACTACAACAGCAAAAAAACAGTCTCGCGCTCTATGAAAAATTGGTTGAACAACTGAACGCTTTCGATCCAGCATTTGTGATTCACGGTGGAGATCTCGTATGTGGTGGCAACAGCTTTGAGATGTCCGCGGCGGATTACGAAGCTGCGCTTGATAGTGCACAAGAACTCGGTCAGCGCATAAATGCGCCTTGCTATTACATCCCGGGCAACCATGATCTGCATCCGGAGACCGGCTCTAAAGATGCTTACTTGGCACGCTTTGGTATCAACGGCATGGGTTCCGTCAGCTTTGTGCACGAAAATATTCGGTTTATTCTCCTCGATTCACAGGAAGTACCGGAAGATATGACACACGGGTATATCAGCACCAATCAATTGGCATGGGCAGAACGTGAATTGAAGCGGGCACGAGATTACGAGGAAGAGGTTTTCATATTCTCGCACCAACTCCCTTTTCCAAGCGTCGAATTTCAAGGTATTGGTTCAAGAGTTGCTAACTCTGCAGAAGTCCTTGAAATCATTTCACCTTTTGACAAACAGATTCTGGCATTCTTTTGTGGACACTTGCATCTCAATCGCGTTTTCAGAGAACAAGGTATGTTGTGTATCGTCTCCGCCGGTATTATCTGTTATCCGATGATGTGGAAGCAAGTCATAGTCTACCCGGATAGAGTTGAGGTGAATTCCGTGACAGTTGATCTGCCGGAAGCCCTTGCCGAATCGGAAGCGGTTCAACCGGATAACAATCCGTATCTATTGGGCAGAGATCGGGACCTAAATTTCAGCATCCCGCGGAACCTCTAA
- a CDS encoding ATP-binding cassette domain-containing protein codes for MIEVQNIRKNYGPFQALKDISFQVDKGQIVGFLGPNGAGKTTTMRILTCFMPASSGRVTIAGYDVFKESREVRKRIGYLPENVPLYPEMTVTKYLKYMAKIRSVPRSNIKARLDNAIEACGLTERRHQIIGQLSRGFRQRVGLAQALIHEPDVLILDEPTSGLDPRQIVEIRELIKALGKERTILFSTHILPEASMTCERLIIISRGEITGDVQLDGGRAVSKQNNTESVPVTTLTLSLQIAGAPADEILAILTDIPDVIRVEQTGANTADTAAFHLHYTPTTDIRAEVAETIVGRGWRLLEMHTTEVSLEELFLSLTA; via the coding sequence ATGATTGAAGTCCAAAATATCAGAAAAAATTACGGTCCCTTCCAAGCCCTCAAAGACATCTCCTTTCAAGTAGATAAGGGACAAATCGTTGGATTTCTCGGTCCCAACGGTGCTGGGAAAACCACAACAATGCGAATCCTTACCTGCTTCATGCCAGCGAGTAGCGGACGCGTTACCATCGCTGGGTATGACGTTTTCAAAGAATCGAGAGAGGTTCGCAAACGCATCGGCTATCTCCCAGAAAACGTGCCGCTCTATCCAGAAATGACGGTGACGAAATATCTGAAGTACATGGCAAAAATCCGAAGCGTCCCTCGAAGCAATATCAAAGCACGGTTGGATAACGCAATTGAGGCGTGTGGACTCACCGAGCGTAGGCATCAGATTATAGGGCAATTGTCTCGCGGTTTCCGGCAACGTGTAGGTTTGGCACAAGCACTTATCCATGAGCCAGATGTTTTAATCCTCGATGAACCCACCTCTGGGTTGGATCCACGGCAAATCGTCGAAATCCGAGAATTAATCAAGGCACTCGGTAAAGAGCGAACAATCCTGTTCAGCACCCACATCTTACCTGAAGCAAGTATGACATGTGAACGGTTAATTATCATCAGTAGGGGCGAAATTACGGGCGATGTTCAGTTAGACGGCGGGCGCGCCGTATCTAAACAGAACAATACGGAAAGCGTACCGGTAACAACTTTAACGTTATCGCTTCAGATCGCAGGCGCGCCGGCTGACGAGATACTCGCTATACTCACGGATATCCCCGACGTAATTCGGGTTGAACAAACCGGTGCCAATACAGCGGACACAGCGGCGTTCCACCTTCATTACACACCCACAACTGATATTCGGGCAGAAGTAGCAGAAACCATCGTCGGACGTGGATGGCGATTGCTTGAAATGCACACGACTGAAGTGTCTTTGGAGGAACTGTTCTTGTCTTTAACGGCATAG
- a CDS encoding HEPN domain-containing protein — MVTRQEIQATCDDIVREFSPLQVVLFGSYAYGTPTESSDVDLLVVMPVLKSEARRQEIEIRQRLARPFRLHVLVHSPEDLAYRLVYNDWFLREITEKGEVLYETPNFFLRPVKKEEDAMNPLTEEWVQKAEGDYTVAQQSAQGQNPVNDVICFLTQQCVEKYLKAWLQEANIPFPRTHDLQELLNLIVRTLPAWDAWREDFSKLSEHAVDPRYPGKFATADETAHAMRICDEVRRSVREQLKLPLDVRDS, encoded by the coding sequence ATGGTTACCCGTCAAGAGATTCAAGCGACATGTGATGACATCGTGCGCGAGTTCTCGCCGCTACAGGTTGTTCTCTTTGGCTCTTATGCGTATGGCACGCCTACAGAGTCTTCTGATGTTGATTTGTTGGTCGTCATGCCGGTGCTGAAATCCGAAGCCCGCCGGCAAGAGATAGAGATTCGGCAGCGTCTCGCGCGTCCTTTCCGCCTGCATGTGCTTGTGCATTCGCCTGAAGACCTGGCATATCGTCTCGTGTATAACGATTGGTTTCTCCGAGAGATTACTGAAAAGGGCGAGGTGCTTTATGAAACTCCTAATTTTTTCTTGAGACCGGTAAAGAAGGAAGAAGACGCGATGAATCCATTGACAGAGGAATGGGTGCAGAAAGCTGAAGGCGATTATACTGTCGCACAGCAATCCGCGCAGGGACAGAATCCAGTAAATGATGTTATCTGCTTCCTGACTCAGCAGTGTGTTGAAAAGTATCTAAAGGCGTGGCTTCAAGAGGCGAATATCCCGTTTCCGAGGACCCACGATTTACAAGAGTTATTGAACCTGATAGTCCGGACGCTACCTGCTTGGGATGCGTGGCGGGAAGATTTTTCAAAGTTGTCGGAACACGCCGTTGATCCGCGCTATCCTGGAAAATTCGCGACTGCCGACGAAACAGCACATGCGATGCGGATCTGCGATGAGGTGCGGCGATCGGTTCGCGAACAGTTGAAACTACCGCTTGACGTACGGGATAGTTAA